One window of the Streptomyces sp. ITFR-21 genome contains the following:
- the obgE gene encoding GTPase ObgE has product MTTFVDRVELHVAAGNGGHGCASVHREKFKPLGGPDGGNGGRGGDVILVVDQDVTTLLDYHHSPHRKATNGKPGEGGNRSGKDGTDLVLPVPDGTVVLDKDGNVLADLVGQGTTYVAGQGGRGGLGNAALASARRKAPGFALLGEPGQAQDVVLELKTVADVALVGYPSAGKSSLISVLSAAKPKIADYPFTTLVPNLGVVNAGSTVYTIADVPGLIPGASQGRGLGLEFLRHVERCSVLVHVLDTATLESDRDPLTDLDVIEAELRAYGAGLEDRPRMIVLNKIDVPDGHDLAEMIKPDLQARGYQVFEVSAVSHAGLKELSYALAKVVADTRAAQPAQQSTRVVIRPQAVDDAGFTVVQEEDGLFRVRGEKPERWVRQTDFANDEAVGYLADRLNRLGVEDELVKVGAHAGDGVAIGSDDDAVVFDWEPSLAAGAEMLGRRGEDHRFDAPRAAVTRRRERQVERDESDEEFRGFDPFA; this is encoded by the coding sequence ATGACCACCTTCGTGGACCGCGTCGAGCTGCATGTCGCCGCGGGTAACGGAGGCCACGGCTGCGCCTCCGTGCACCGGGAGAAGTTCAAGCCGCTCGGCGGACCCGACGGCGGCAACGGCGGCCGGGGCGGCGACGTGATCCTGGTGGTCGACCAGGACGTCACCACACTGCTGGACTACCACCACAGCCCGCACCGCAAGGCCACCAACGGCAAACCCGGCGAGGGCGGCAACCGCTCCGGCAAGGACGGTACGGACCTGGTGCTGCCGGTGCCCGACGGCACGGTCGTGCTGGACAAGGACGGCAACGTGCTGGCCGACCTGGTCGGCCAGGGCACCACGTACGTCGCCGGGCAGGGCGGGCGCGGCGGCCTCGGCAACGCGGCGCTGGCGTCGGCGCGGCGCAAGGCGCCCGGTTTCGCGCTGCTCGGGGAGCCCGGCCAGGCACAGGACGTGGTGCTGGAGCTCAAAACCGTCGCCGACGTGGCGCTGGTCGGCTACCCGAGCGCCGGCAAGTCCTCGCTCATCTCGGTGCTGTCGGCGGCGAAGCCGAAGATCGCCGACTACCCGTTCACCACGCTGGTGCCGAACCTCGGGGTGGTGAACGCCGGTTCGACCGTCTACACGATCGCGGACGTACCCGGGCTGATCCCCGGCGCGAGCCAGGGGCGGGGTCTGGGCCTGGAGTTCCTGCGGCACGTCGAGCGCTGCTCGGTGCTGGTGCACGTGCTGGACACCGCGACCCTGGAGTCGGACCGGGACCCGCTGACCGATCTCGACGTGATCGAGGCGGAGCTGCGCGCGTACGGGGCGGGGCTGGAGGACCGGCCGCGGATGATCGTGCTCAACAAGATCGACGTGCCCGACGGCCACGACCTCGCCGAGATGATCAAGCCGGACCTCCAGGCCCGGGGGTACCAGGTCTTCGAGGTGTCCGCGGTCTCCCACGCGGGCCTCAAGGAGCTGTCATACGCGCTGGCGAAGGTCGTCGCCGACACGCGCGCCGCCCAGCCCGCCCAGCAGTCCACCCGGGTCGTCATCCGCCCGCAGGCCGTCGACGACGCGGGTTTCACGGTGGTCCAGGAGGAGGACGGCCTCTTCCGCGTACGCGGCGAGAAGCCCGAACGCTGGGTCCGCCAGACCGACTTCGCCAACGACGAGGCCGTCGGCTACCTCGCCGATCGGCTCAACCGCCTCGGCGTCGAGGACGAACTCGTCAAGGTCGGCGCCCACGCGGGCGACGGCGTCGCCATCGGCTCCGACGACGACGCGGTCGTCTTCGACTGGGAGCCCTCCCTCGCCGCCGGCGCCGAAATGCTCGGCCGCCGCGGCGAGGACCACCGTTTCGACGCGCCGCGTGCGGCGGTCACCCGTCGTCGTGAGCGTCAGGTGGAGCGGGACGAGTCGGATGAGGAGTTCCGGGGTTTCGATCCGTTTGCGTAG
- a CDS encoding TIGR03936 family radical SAM-associated protein, with the protein MQRIRLRYTKRGRLRFTSHRDFQRAFERALRRADVPMAYSAGFTPHPKVSYANAAPTGVGSEAEYLEIGLARTCDPEPLRRLLDESLPAGLDVIEAVEAHTAGLAERLEASVWQVRLDGVTPQDARRAVAAFLAADTVEVQRGFKNGVRSFDCRAAVTRFEVVGADGVDDTAGPDPREVADLLETDTNRTGAGPDRPQDSACAILRLVVRHLTPAVRPDDVLSGLQVTAGLAPPVPAAVTRLAQGPLAEGSGTVTDPLAPDRDAVAVPAGSA; encoded by the coding sequence GTGCAGCGCATCCGCCTGCGTTACACCAAGCGGGGCCGCCTCCGGTTCACCAGCCACCGCGACTTCCAGCGTGCCTTCGAGCGGGCGCTGCGCCGCGCCGACGTGCCGATGGCGTACTCGGCCGGCTTCACCCCGCATCCCAAGGTGTCGTATGCGAACGCCGCCCCCACCGGGGTCGGCAGCGAAGCGGAGTACCTGGAGATCGGGCTCGCCCGGACCTGCGACCCGGAACCGCTGCGACGGCTGCTGGACGAGTCGCTGCCCGCCGGGCTCGACGTCATCGAAGCGGTCGAGGCGCACACCGCGGGCCTCGCCGAACGGCTCGAGGCGTCCGTCTGGCAGGTACGGCTGGACGGCGTGACACCGCAGGACGCACGGCGGGCGGTGGCGGCGTTCCTGGCCGCGGACACCGTGGAAGTACAGCGCGGCTTCAAGAACGGCGTCCGCAGCTTCGACTGCCGGGCCGCGGTGACGCGGTTCGAGGTCGTCGGGGCGGACGGCGTGGACGACACGGCGGGCCCGGACCCCCGGGAGGTTGCAGACCTCCTGGAAACCGACACGAACCGGACCGGGGCGGGCCCCGATAGGCCACAGGACAGTGCCTGTGCGATACTGCGGCTGGTTGTGCGGCACTTGACACCTGCCGTGCGGCCTGACGACGTACTGTCCGGCCTCCAGGTGACGGCCGGCCTCGCGCCGCCGGTCCCCGCAGCGGTGACCAGGCTGGCGCAGGGGCCGCTCGCCGAGGGGTCCGGTACGGTCACCGACCCGCTCGCGCCAGATCGCGACGCCGTGGCGGTACCGGCCGGTTCCGCGTAG
- the rplU gene encoding 50S ribosomal protein L21, with protein MYAIVRSGGRQHKVAVGDIVEVDKIPTGKVGDPVALSTLLVVDGDAVTSDPWVLAGIKVEAEIVDHHKGVKIDILRYKNKTGYRRRQGHRQQYTALKITGIPAAAK; from the coding sequence GTGTACGCGATCGTGCGTAGTGGTGGCCGCCAGCACAAGGTGGCCGTCGGCGACATCGTCGAGGTTGACAAGATTCCCACCGGCAAGGTCGGCGACCCGGTCGCGCTCTCGACGCTGCTCGTGGTGGACGGCGACGCGGTCACCAGCGACCCGTGGGTGCTGGCCGGGATCAAGGTCGAGGCCGAGATCGTCGACCACCACAAGGGCGTGAAGATCGACATCCTGCGCTACAAGAACAAGACCGGTTACCGGCGCCGTCAGGGCCACCGCCAGCAGTACACGGCGCTGAAGATCACCGGCATCCCCGCGGCTGCGAAGTAA
- a CDS encoding GNAT family N-acetyltransferase, with protein MPQLIAPDVLVHHSFLAAMAEFTADGRGTAADNSIVGRDLRIWSRRWHDPAVFAEYVAEQRAEASAKGHRPAGFVRCTNLWWTEGEEFLGRIAVRHTLTTFLREFGGHIGYDMRPSARRRGHATAMLRAALPYAAALGIDPALLTCDTGNTASRKVIQACGGVFEDEHGGKLRFWVPTSFG; from the coding sequence GTGCCGCAGCTCATCGCGCCGGACGTGCTCGTCCACCACTCCTTCCTCGCCGCCATGGCCGAGTTCACCGCCGACGGGCGGGGGACCGCGGCGGACAACTCGATCGTCGGGCGCGACCTGCGGATCTGGTCGCGCCGCTGGCACGACCCGGCGGTCTTCGCCGAGTACGTCGCCGAGCAGCGCGCCGAGGCGTCGGCCAAGGGGCACCGGCCCGCGGGGTTCGTGCGGTGCACCAACCTGTGGTGGACCGAGGGTGAGGAGTTCCTCGGCCGAATTGCGGTACGGCACACTTTGACCACCTTCCTGCGCGAGTTCGGCGGCCACATCGGCTACGACATGCGGCCCTCGGCCCGGCGCCGCGGGCACGCCACCGCCATGCTCCGCGCCGCCCTGCCCTACGCCGCCGCACTCGGCATCGACCCGGCGCTGCTCACCTGCGACACCGGCAACACCGCCTCCCGCAAGGTCATCCAGGCGTGCGGCGGGGTCTTCGAGGACGAACACGGCGGCAAACTCCGCTTCTGGGTGCCGACGTCCTTCGGCTAG
- the rpmA gene encoding 50S ribosomal protein L27 encodes MAHKKGASSTRNGRDSNAQRLGVKRFGGQVVSAGEIIVRQRGTHFHPGSGVGIGKDDTLFALAAGAVEFGTKRGRRVVNIVPAA; translated from the coding sequence ATGGCACACAAGAAGGGCGCATCGTCCACTCGGAACGGTCGCGACTCCAACGCTCAGCGGCTCGGCGTGAAGCGCTTCGGCGGTCAGGTCGTCAGCGCCGGTGAGATCATCGTCCGCCAGCGCGGCACCCACTTCCACCCGGGCTCCGGCGTCGGCATCGGCAAGGACGACACGCTGTTCGCCCTCGCCGCCGGCGCGGTCGAGTTCGGTACGAAGCGCGGCCGTCGCGTCGTGAACATCGTTCCGGCCGCCTGA
- a CDS encoding TIGR03960 family B12-binding radical SAM protein encodes MPVESVFPRLEPLLPHVQKPIQYVGGELNSTVKEWDAADVRWALMYPDAYEVGLPNQGVMILYEVLNEQQGVLAERTYSVWPDLEALMREHGVPQFTVDAHRPVRAFDVFGLSFSTELGYTNMLTALDLAGIPLNAADRTTDDPIVLAGGHAAFNPEPIADFIDAAVIGDGEQAVLTVTGLVRAWKAEGRPGGRDELLLRLARTGGVYVPRFYDVEYLDDGRISRVVPNRSGVPWRVSKHTVMDLDEWPYPKQPLVPLAETVHERMSVEIFRGCTRGCRFCQAGMITRPVRERSITGIGEMVEAGLKATGFEEVGLLSLSSADHSEIADIAKGLADRYEADKIGLSLPSTRVDAFNIDLANELTRNGRRSGLTFAPEGGSERIRKVINKMVSEEDLIRTVATAYGNGWRQVKLYFMCGLPTETDEDVLQIAEMARRVIAKGREVTGQNDIRCTVSIGGFVPKPHTPFQWAPQLGVEETDARLAKLRDAIRDDKKYGRNIGFRYHDGKPGIIEGLLSRGDRRVGAVIRAVYEDGGRFDGWREHFSYDRWMRACAAALPATGPDLAWYTTRERTAEEVLPWDHLDSGLDKDWLWADWQDALDETEVDDCRWTPCFDCGVCPQFDTWPQVGPTGKKLLPLTVVK; translated from the coding sequence ATGCCTGTCGAGTCGGTCTTCCCGCGCCTGGAACCGCTGCTCCCGCACGTACAGAAGCCGATCCAGTACGTGGGCGGGGAGCTGAACTCCACCGTCAAGGAGTGGGACGCCGCAGACGTGCGCTGGGCCCTGATGTACCCCGACGCGTACGAGGTGGGACTGCCCAACCAGGGCGTCATGATCCTCTACGAGGTGCTCAACGAGCAGCAGGGCGTGCTCGCCGAGCGCACGTACAGCGTCTGGCCGGACCTCGAGGCGCTGATGCGCGAGCACGGCGTACCCCAGTTCACCGTGGACGCCCACCGGCCGGTGCGAGCCTTCGACGTGTTCGGCCTCAGCTTCTCCACCGAGCTCGGCTACACCAACATGCTCACCGCGCTGGACCTCGCCGGCATCCCGCTGAACGCGGCGGACCGCACCACCGACGACCCGATCGTGCTGGCCGGCGGGCACGCCGCCTTCAACCCCGAGCCGATCGCCGACTTCATCGACGCGGCCGTGATCGGCGACGGCGAGCAGGCCGTCCTGACCGTCACCGGGCTCGTCCGCGCCTGGAAGGCCGAGGGCCGTCCGGGCGGCCGGGACGAACTGCTGCTGCGGCTGGCGCGGACCGGCGGGGTGTACGTGCCCCGCTTCTACGACGTCGAGTACCTCGACGACGGCCGCATCTCCCGGGTGGTGCCGAACCGCTCCGGCGTGCCGTGGCGGGTGTCCAAGCACACCGTCATGGACCTCGACGAGTGGCCGTACCCCAAGCAGCCGCTGGTCCCGCTCGCCGAGACCGTGCACGAACGCATGTCGGTGGAGATCTTCCGCGGCTGCACCCGCGGCTGCCGCTTCTGCCAGGCCGGCATGATCACCCGGCCGGTGCGCGAGCGCTCCATCACCGGCATCGGCGAGATGGTCGAGGCGGGTCTGAAGGCCACCGGGTTCGAGGAGGTCGGCCTGCTGTCGCTGTCGTCCGCCGACCACAGCGAGATCGCCGACATCGCCAAAGGGCTGGCCGACCGCTACGAGGCGGACAAGATCGGCCTGTCGCTGCCCTCCACCCGCGTCGACGCCTTCAACATCGACCTCGCCAACGAACTCACCCGCAACGGGCGCCGCTCCGGCCTCACCTTCGCCCCCGAGGGCGGCTCCGAGCGGATCCGCAAGGTCATCAACAAGATGGTCTCCGAAGAGGACCTGATCCGTACCGTCGCCACCGCGTACGGCAACGGCTGGCGGCAGGTCAAGCTCTACTTCATGTGCGGCCTGCCCACCGAGACCGACGAGGACGTCCTGCAGATCGCCGAGATGGCCAGGCGGGTCATCGCCAAGGGCCGCGAGGTCACCGGCCAGAACGACATCCGCTGCACGGTCTCCATCGGCGGCTTCGTCCCCAAGCCGCACACGCCCTTCCAGTGGGCCCCGCAGCTCGGCGTGGAAGAGACCGACGCGCGGCTGGCGAAACTGCGCGACGCGATCCGCGACGACAAGAAGTACGGCCGCAACATCGGCTTCCGCTACCACGACGGCAAGCCCGGCATCATCGAGGGCCTGCTGTCGCGCGGCGACCGCCGGGTCGGCGCGGTGATCCGCGCGGTCTACGAGGACGGCGGCCGCTTCGACGGCTGGCGCGAGCACTTCTCCTACGACCGCTGGATGCGCGCGTGCGCCGCCGCCCTCCCGGCCACCGGCCCGGACCTCGCCTGGTACACCACCCGCGAGCGCACCGCCGAGGAGGTCCTCCCCTGGGACCACCTCGACTCCGGCCTCGACAAGGACTGGCTCTGGGCCGACTGGCAGGACGCCCTCGACGAGACCGAGGTCGACGACTGCCGCTGGACCCCCTGCTTCGACTGCGGGGTGTGCCCGCAGTTCGACACGTGGCCACAAGTAGGCCCTACCGGCAAGAAACTCCTGCCGCTGACCGTCGTCAAGTAG
- a CDS encoding Rne/Rng family ribonuclease — MPDQTDPTTSGTNPETTTAAADETAAPRRRRRAVSRPAGPPVGEAPAAEESGGTAPDEAPAAPRRRATRKTAASAAEGASDGAAEEAPAPARARRTRKTAASAEPADSGSAADTAAFDPAAEQAPAPPARRRATRKATAAAGAPAATPDAVTAGADADPAPPAAAETSGPAEPEAPAAPARRRATRKATAPAGAPAATAGSDTEPSAAVGAAGTTAPEAAAGTTAPEAAADTSDTSDAAAPPRARRRATRKATAPAGAPSATADSADGTAPPVRAADAGDTAPPAAPQTSTGAGGTAAAGDESPLGDAAPPRTRRRATRKATAPAGAPADSAGSAGDVGLPAPAAADTEHAGDSADAPAPAADTATGAADTAAPVPDTSDAAPTRARRRATRRASAPEGAPAAAEPVAGGAAATGTEPAAAVAADAADDTDTTSDAAPTRARRRATRRASAPEGAPAADTADPGPAAGTRIDGAEPPAARGARTPAAESDSRARRRGQKGNTVPTFSAGEGSRRLRPGALAPQDDRDQRDDRDEQDGGQAYAVSSYTGKAFRDGDGWGVEVEDAYEIRGYGETVEEATAEAAAAVAEAFGLVAGSVAIKVRAAEDEAPQGRGRRRAARPAVAVFQPPVFQAPVTAVAVPAAEDVDDTDDSADSADDEHGDEPEGRTPRRRRRRRGGAGEPVAAAAVVADEPEIEDADDESDDTDEGVETDEDERPSRRRRRGGRRRRRGDAAEQDQDQEDGPLAGGSAEDGDEPREEDEAGDEAADDEHGGSSSSRRRRRRRRRGADAAGEDGGGVADDPERTVVKVREPRQRYEGGTGVDEVQSIKGSTRLEAKKQRRREGREQGRRRVPIITEAEFLARREAVERVMVVRQNGERTQIGVLEDNVLVEHYVNKEQATSYVGNVYLGKVQNVLPSMEAAFVDIGKGRNAVLYAGEVNFEALGHSGGPRRIESALKSGQPVLVQVTKDPIGHKGARLTSQVSLPGRYLVYVPEGSMTGISRKLPDTERARLKAILKRIVPEDAGVIVRTAAEGASEEELRRDVERLQGQWSEIQKRAKGGSNANAPTLLYGEPDMTVRVVRDIFNEDFTKVIVSGDEAWATIHQYVANVAPDLADRLSRWTSEVDVFATYRIDEQLLKALDRKVWLPSGGSLVIDKTEAMVVVDVNTGKFTGQGGNLEETVTRNNLEAAEEIVRQLRLRDLGGIVVIDFIDMVLESNRDLVMRRLLECLGRDRTKHQVAEVTSLGLVQMTRKRVGQGLLESFSETCVHCNGRGVIVHMDQATTIGGGGKRAKRRNGRGGGTGVEEAHEHEHVLDAEDAEDADAAGTDAEADELPELEPLEVGESDLVPTVGDPEEEWFGSAAEAEAAAGPRGRTRRRGSRKATAPAGAPAAADRVPETAVVVVPVSEPDIEPAAELEVSTEPPARTRRRATRKATAPAGSPPAAEEAVVVVTHEPVVVAAGPDAQVAEVETAEAVEAVAEAGVSAEPPARTRRRATRKATAPAGSPVAAAEEEAVVVVTNAAPAEDGSADAAEPEPKKRAPRKAAAKKTAKKVATKKAAAKKTTTTAKKTAAKKTASPAEQ, encoded by the coding sequence ATGCCCGACCAGACCGATCCGACCACGTCCGGTACGAACCCGGAAACGACCACCGCAGCCGCGGACGAGACCGCGGCGCCCCGCCGCCGTCGGCGCGCCGTCTCCCGGCCCGCCGGACCCCCGGTGGGCGAGGCCCCGGCCGCGGAGGAGAGCGGCGGGACCGCCCCCGACGAGGCGCCGGCCGCGCCGCGCCGCCGGGCCACCCGCAAGACCGCCGCCTCAGCCGCCGAGGGTGCCTCCGACGGCGCCGCCGAGGAGGCGCCGGCTCCGGCGCGGGCCCGCAGGACCCGCAAGACGGCGGCTTCCGCCGAGCCGGCGGACAGCGGCAGCGCCGCCGACACCGCCGCCTTCGACCCCGCGGCCGAGCAGGCCCCCGCGCCCCCGGCCCGGCGCCGCGCCACACGCAAGGCGACCGCGGCGGCGGGCGCGCCCGCCGCCACCCCGGACGCCGTCACGGCCGGGGCGGACGCCGACCCGGCCCCGCCGGCCGCCGCGGAGACCTCCGGGCCGGCCGAACCCGAGGCTCCGGCCGCTCCGGCCCGGCGCCGCGCGACCCGTAAGGCGACCGCTCCGGCGGGCGCCCCCGCGGCCACCGCCGGGAGCGACACCGAGCCGTCGGCCGCGGTCGGCGCGGCCGGCACCACCGCGCCCGAAGCCGCGGCCGGCACCACCGCGCCCGAAGCCGCGGCCGACACCTCCGACACCTCCGACGCCGCGGCCCCGCCGCGCGCCCGGCGCCGCGCGACCCGTAAGGCCACCGCGCCGGCCGGCGCGCCCTCGGCCACCGCCGACTCCGCCGACGGCACCGCCCCGCCCGTACGCGCCGCCGACGCCGGTGACACCGCCCCGCCGGCCGCCCCGCAGACGTCCACCGGCGCGGGCGGCACCGCGGCCGCCGGGGACGAGAGCCCGTTGGGCGACGCCGCGCCGCCGCGTACCCGGCGCCGCGCCACGCGCAAGGCGACCGCTCCGGCCGGCGCGCCGGCCGACTCCGCCGGTTCCGCGGGGGACGTCGGCCTGCCCGCGCCCGCCGCCGCGGACACCGAGCACGCCGGCGACTCGGCGGACGCTCCCGCGCCCGCCGCCGACACGGCCACCGGCGCGGCGGACACCGCCGCCCCTGTGCCCGACACCTCCGACGCCGCGCCCACCCGCGCTCGTCGGCGCGCGACCCGCAGGGCGAGCGCCCCCGAGGGCGCGCCCGCCGCCGCCGAGCCGGTGGCCGGGGGCGCCGCGGCGACCGGCACCGAGCCCGCTGCCGCCGTGGCCGCCGACGCGGCCGACGACACCGACACCACCTCCGACGCGGCGCCCACCCGCGCTCGTCGGCGCGCGACCCGCAGGGCGAGCGCCCCCGAGGGCGCGCCCGCGGCGGACACCGCCGACCCCGGGCCCGCCGCGGGCACCCGTATCGACGGTGCGGAGCCGCCCGCCGCCCGAGGCGCCCGTACGCCTGCCGCCGAGAGCGACAGCCGGGCGAGGCGGCGCGGCCAGAAGGGGAACACGGTCCCGACCTTCTCCGCGGGAGAGGGCTCGCGCAGGCTGCGGCCCGGCGCGCTGGCCCCCCAGGACGACCGTGACCAGCGGGACGACCGCGACGAGCAGGACGGCGGGCAGGCGTACGCCGTGAGCTCGTACACCGGCAAGGCGTTCCGGGACGGCGACGGATGGGGCGTCGAGGTCGAGGACGCCTACGAGATCCGCGGCTACGGCGAGACCGTCGAGGAGGCGACCGCAGAGGCGGCGGCCGCCGTGGCGGAGGCGTTCGGCCTGGTCGCCGGCTCGGTGGCGATCAAGGTTCGCGCCGCCGAGGACGAGGCGCCGCAGGGCCGCGGCCGGCGGCGTGCCGCCCGGCCCGCGGTGGCCGTCTTCCAGCCGCCGGTGTTCCAGGCGCCCGTCACCGCGGTCGCCGTCCCGGCGGCCGAGGACGTGGACGACACGGACGACAGCGCCGACAGCGCCGACGACGAGCACGGCGACGAGCCCGAGGGCCGCACCCCGCGCCGCCGCCGGCGCCGTCGTGGTGGCGCGGGCGAGCCGGTCGCGGCCGCGGCGGTCGTCGCCGACGAGCCCGAGATCGAGGACGCCGACGACGAGTCGGACGACACCGACGAGGGCGTCGAGACCGACGAGGACGAGCGCCCGTCGCGGCGCCGTCGCCGCGGTGGCCGCCGCCGTCGCCGCGGTGACGCGGCCGAGCAGGACCAGGACCAGGAGGACGGTCCGCTCGCGGGCGGGTCGGCCGAGGACGGCGACGAGCCGCGCGAGGAGGACGAGGCCGGCGACGAGGCGGCCGACGACGAGCACGGCGGTTCCAGCTCCAGCCGGCGCCGCCGCCGGCGCCGCCGCCGTGGTGCGGACGCGGCCGGGGAGGACGGCGGCGGTGTCGCCGACGACCCGGAGCGTACGGTCGTCAAGGTCCGCGAGCCCCGCCAGCGGTACGAGGGCGGCACCGGCGTCGACGAGGTGCAGTCCATCAAGGGCTCCACCCGGCTGGAGGCCAAGAAGCAGCGCCGCCGCGAGGGCCGCGAGCAGGGCCGCCGCAGGGTGCCGATCATCACCGAGGCCGAGTTCCTGGCCCGCCGCGAGGCGGTCGAGCGCGTCATGGTGGTCCGGCAGAACGGCGAGCGGACCCAGATCGGCGTCCTGGAGGACAACGTCCTCGTCGAGCACTACGTCAACAAGGAGCAGGCGACCTCGTACGTCGGCAACGTCTACCTGGGCAAGGTCCAGAACGTGCTGCCGTCCATGGAGGCCGCGTTCGTCGACATCGGCAAGGGCCGCAACGCGGTGCTCTACGCCGGCGAGGTGAACTTCGAGGCGCTCGGCCACTCCGGCGGCCCGCGCCGGATCGAGTCCGCGCTCAAGTCCGGCCAGCCGGTGCTGGTGCAGGTCACCAAGGACCCGATCGGCCACAAGGGCGCCCGCCTCACCAGCCAGGTCTCGCTGCCCGGCCGGTACCTGGTCTACGTGCCCGAGGGCTCGATGACCGGCATCAGCCGCAAGCTGCCCGACACCGAGCGGGCCCGGCTCAAGGCGATCCTGAAGAGGATCGTCCCCGAGGACGCGGGCGTCATCGTGCGCACCGCCGCCGAGGGCGCCAGCGAGGAGGAGCTGCGCCGCGACGTCGAGCGGCTCCAGGGCCAGTGGTCGGAGATCCAGAAGCGGGCCAAGGGCGGCAGCAATGCGAACGCGCCGACGCTGCTCTACGGCGAGCCGGACATGACCGTCCGGGTGGTCCGGGACATCTTCAACGAGGACTTCACCAAGGTCATCGTCAGCGGTGACGAGGCGTGGGCGACGATCCACCAGTACGTCGCGAACGTCGCACCCGACCTGGCCGACCGGTTGTCGCGCTGGACGTCGGAGGTGGACGTCTTCGCGACGTACCGCATCGACGAGCAGCTGCTCAAGGCGCTGGACCGCAAGGTGTGGCTGCCGTCCGGCGGTTCGCTGGTGATCGACAAGACCGAGGCGATGGTCGTGGTCGACGTCAACACCGGGAAGTTCACCGGCCAGGGCGGCAACCTGGAGGAGACGGTCACCCGCAACAACCTGGAGGCGGCCGAGGAGATCGTCCGGCAGCTGCGGCTGCGCGACCTCGGCGGCATCGTGGTGATCGACTTCATCGACATGGTGCTGGAGTCCAACCGCGACCTGGTGATGCGGCGGCTGCTGGAGTGCCTGGGCCGGGACCGGACCAAGCACCAGGTGGCCGAGGTGACCTCGCTGGGCCTGGTGCAGATGACCCGCAAGCGGGTCGGCCAGGGTCTGCTGGAGTCGTTCTCCGAGACGTGCGTGCACTGCAACGGGCGCGGCGTCATCGTCCACATGGACCAGGCGACGACGATCGGTGGCGGCGGCAAGCGCGCCAAGCGGCGCAACGGGCGCGGCGGCGGCACGGGTGTGGAGGAGGCGCACGAGCACGAGCATGTGCTGGACGCCGAGGACGCCGAGGACGCCGATGCCGCCGGGACCGACGCCGAAGCGGACGAGCTGCCCGAGCTGGAGCCGCTGGAGGTCGGCGAGTCGGACCTGGTGCCGACGGTGGGCGACCCCGAGGAGGAGTGGTTCGGCAGCGCCGCCGAGGCGGAGGCCGCCGCGGGGCCGCGCGGCCGTACCCGGCGCCGCGGCTCCCGCAAGGCGACCGCCCCGGCGGGCGCGCCCGCGGCGGCGGACCGGGTGCCGGAGACGGCCGTGGTCGTGGTGCCGGTGAGCGAGCCGGACATCGAGCCGGCCGCCGAGCTGGAGGTCTCCACCGAGCCGCCGGCCCGTACCCGGCGCCGTGCCACGCGCAAGGCGACCGCCCCGGCCGGCTCGCCGCCCGCGGCGGAGGAGGCGGTCGTGGTCGTCACGCACGAGCCGGTGGTGGTGGCCGCCGGGCCGGACGCGCAGGTCGCCGAGGTCGAGACGGCCGAGGCGGTGGAAGCGGTGGCGGAGGCCGGGGTCTCGGCCGAGCCGCCGGCCCGTACCCGGCGCCGTGCCACGCGCAAGGCGACCGCCCCGGCCGGCTCCCCGGTCGCCGCGGCTGAGGAGGAGGCGGTCGTGGTCGTCACCAACGCCGCTCCCGCCGAGGACGGTTCGGCCGACGCCGCCGAGCCCGAGCCGAAGAAGCGGGCGCCGCGCAAGGCGGCGGCCAAGAAGACGGCGAAGAAGGTGGCGACCAAGAAGGCCGCCGCGAAGAAGACGACGACGACGGCCAAGAAGACCGCCGCGAAGAAGACGGCGTCCCCCGCCGAGCAGTAA